Proteins encoded in a region of the Podarcis muralis chromosome 2, rPodMur119.hap1.1, whole genome shotgun sequence genome:
- the LOC114591309 gene encoding uncharacterized protein LOC114591309 isoform X11 has protein sequence MGEPGIPGGKGDAGIPGEPGIQGPKGEQGSIGPIGEKGNEGLPGPKGKQGSIGPMGDKGIDGKPGPKGEPGSPGPKGDKGKDGLPGPKGEPGSVGPMGEKGIDGLPGPKGKQGSVGPMGDKGIDGLPGPKGEPGSVGPMGDKGIDGLPGPKGEAGSVGPMGDKGIDGLPGPKGEAGSVGPMGDKGIDGLPGPKGEPGSPGPVGERGIDGLPGSKGEPGSPGPVGERGIDGLPGPMGEPGSPGPVGERGIDGLPGAKGEPGNIGPVGKRGMSGLPGPKGNRGSIGPTGERGMDGLPGPKGNPGSIGQTGEKGIKGQPGARGKRGSAGSVGERGIDGLPGPKGEPGSIGPMGEKGLDGLAGPKGEPGSPGPIGEKGIDGLPGPKGEPGGNGSVGDKCIDGLPGPKGEPGSPGPTGDKGIDGLPGPKGEPGSVGPMGEKGTDGLPGPKGEPGERGADGHIGPRGPPGLKGEQGDTVVIDYDGRILEALKAAGKLRLTGPPGPQGPPGPQGAPGPKGELGLPGPPGVDGEKGPKGSKGDQGSSGLIGQKGEKGDVGMGGLPGPKGLKGDQGNPGIAGERGETGEMGLSGPPGIDGPKGEPGTPCEKDLVQIIAEPGPPGVPGLPGPPGPTGPQGIQGHKGPQGIQGHKGSDGAKGAKGESGHKGEKGVPGPHGPAGTPGLIGLPGTKGEKGKPGEPGLDGFPGLRGEKGEKSERGEKGERGLPGRKGAKGQKGEPGPPGLDQPCPVFIFKGEPGLPELDGVDMLCPLGPDGLPVPGCWHKPQIEMEEKMKKKKKLQP, from the exons ATG GGTGAGCCTGGTATTCCAGGAGGAAAA GGTGATGCTGGAATCCCAGGAGAACCAGGGATTCAAGGGCCAAAG GGAGAACAAGGAAGTATTGGGCCCATAGGCGAGAAGGGCAATGAAGGACTACCAGGGCCAAAG GGAAAACAAGGAAGCATTGGCCCAATGGGAGACAAAGGCATAGACGGTAAACCAGGGCCAAAG GGGGAACCTGGAAGCCCTGGCCCAAAGGGAGACAAAGGCAAAGATGGTCTACCAGGGCCAAAG GGAGAACCAGGAAGTGTTGGCCCAATGGGAGAGAAAGGAATAGATGGTCTACCAGGGCCAAAG GGAAAACAAGGAAGCGTTGGCCCAATGGGAGATAAAGGAATAGATGGTCTACCAGGGCCAAAG GGAGAACCAGGAAGTGTTGGCCcaatgggagacaaaggaataGATGGTCTACCAGGGCCAAAG GGAGAAGCAGGAAGTGTTGGCCcaatgggagacaaaggaataGATGGTCTACCAGGGCCAAAG GGAGAAGCAGGAAGTGTTGGCCcaatgggagacaaaggaataGATGGTCTACCAGGGCCAAAG GGAGAACCAGGAAGTCCTGGCCCAGTAGGGGAGAGAGGCATAGATGGTCTACCAGGGTCAAAG GGAGAACCAGGAAGTCCTGGCCCAGTAGGGGAGAGAGGCATAGATGGTCTACCAGGGCCAATG GGAGAACCAGGAAGTCCTGGCCCAGTAGGGGAGAGAGGCATAGATGGTCTACCAGGGGCAAAG GGAGAACCAGGAAACATTGGCCCTGTGGGAAAAAGAGGCATGAGTGGTCTACCAGGGCCAAAG GGAAACCGGGGAAGCATTGGCCCAACAGGGGAGAGAGGCATGGATGGGCTACCAGGGCCAAAG GGAAATCCAGGAAGCATTGGTCAGACTGGGGAAAAAGGCATAAAAGGGCAACCAGGAGCAAGG GGAAAACGAGGAAGCGCTGGCTCAGTGGGAGAGAGAGGCATAGATGGGCTACCAGGGCCTAAG GGAGAACCCGGAAGCATTGGCCCAATGGGAGAGAAAGGCTTAGATGGTCTAGCAGGGCCGAAG GGTGAACCAGGAAGCCCTGGTCCAATAGGAGAGAAAGGCATAGATGGTCTCCCAGGGCCAAAG GGAGAACCAGGAGGCAATGGCTCAGTAGGAGACAAGTGCATTGATGGGCTACCAGGGCCAAAG GGAGAACCTGGAAGCCCTGGCCCGACAGGAGACAAAGGCATAGATGGTCTACCAGGGCCAAAG GGAGAACCAGGAAGTGTTGGCCCAATGGGAGAGAAAGGCACAGATGGCCTTCCAGGGCCAAAG GGTGAACCTGGTGAAAGAGGAGCAGATGGACACATTGGGCCAAGG gGTCCTCCAGGCCTGAAAGGAGAACAGGGTGATACAGTAGTAATTGACTACGATGGTAGAATCTTGGAAGCTCTCAAG GCTGCAGGGAAACTCAGATTGACG GGCCCGCCAGGTCCCCAGGGGCCTCCAGGCCCCCAAGGAGCTCCAGGACCAAAG GGGGAACTTGGATTGCCTGGCCCACCTGGCGTTGATGGAGAGAAG GGTCCTAAAGGTTCGAAAGGAGACCAAGGAAGCTCTGGACTCATAGgacaaaaaggagagaaaggagaTGTTGGCATGGGTGGTCTCCCA GGTCCGAAAGGATTAAAAGGAGACCAAGGAAACCCTGGAATagcgggagagagaggagagacaggAGAAATGGGCTTGTCTGGTCCACCG GGCATTGATGGACCAAAAGGAGAACCTGGCACTCCCTGTGAGAAGGATCTT GTGCAGATCATAGCTGAACCAGGACCTCCTGGCGTCCCAGGTCTACCAGGTCCCCCAGGCCCTACG GGTCCTCAAGGAATACAGGGGCATAAG GGTCCCCAAGGAATTCAAGGACACAAG GGCTCAGATGGTGCAAAGGGTGCAAAAGGTGAAAGTGGTCATAAAGGTGAAAAAGGTGTCCCTGGGCCACAT GGTCCTGCTGGTACTCCTGGGCTTATTGGTTTACCAGGCACCAAAGGGGAGAAG GGAAAGCCAGGGGAACCAGGATTAGAT GGTTTCCCAGGCCtaagaggagaaaaaggagaaaaaagtgaGAGAGGAGAAAAG GGAGAAAGAGGACTTCCAGGTAGAAAAGGAGCAAAAGGGCAAAAGGGAGAGCCAGGGCCGCCTGGATTGGATCAGCCTTGTCCAGTG TTCATTTTTAAAGGGGAGCCAGGTTTACCTGAACTGGATGGTGTGGATATGCTCTGCCCTTTG GGACCAGATGGATTACCGGTACCAGGATGCTGGCACAAG
- the LOC114591309 gene encoding uncharacterized protein LOC114591309 isoform X7 codes for MGEPGIPGGKGDAGIPGEPGIQGPKGEQGSIGPIGEKGNEGLPGPKGKQGSIGPMGDKGIDGKPGPKGEPGSPGPKGDKGKDGLPGPKGEPGSVGPMGEKGIDGLPGPKGKQGSVGPMGDKGIDGLPGPKGEPGSVGPMGDKGIDGLPGPKGEAGSVGPMGDKGIDGLPGPKGEAGSVGPMGDKGIDGLPGPKGEPGSPGPVGERGIDGLPGPMGEPGSPGPVGERGIDGLPGAKGEPGNIGPVGKRGMSGLPGPKGNRGSIGPTGERGMDGLPGPKGNPGSIGQTGEKGIKGQPGARGKRGSAGSVGERGIDGLPGPKGEPGSIGPMGEKGLDGLAGPKGEPGSPGPIGEKGIDGLPGPKGEPGGNGSVGDKCIDGLPGPKGEPGSPGPTGDKGIDGLPGPKGEPGSVGPMGEKGTDGLPGPKGEPGSVGPIGVNGINGLPGPKGEPGERGADGHIGPRGPPGLKGEQGDTVVIDYDGRILEALKAAGKLRLTGPPGPQGPPGPQGAPGPKGELGLPGPPGVDGEKGPKGSKGDQGSSGLIGQKGEKGDVGMGGLPGPKGLKGDQGNPGIAGERGETGEMGLSGPPGIDGPKGEPGTPCEKDLVQIIAEPGPPGVPGLPGPPGPTGPQGIQGHKGPQGIQGHKGSDGAKGAKGESGHKGEKGVPGPHGPAGTPGLIGLPGTKGEKGKPGEPGLDGFPGLRGEKGEKSERGEKGERGLPGRKGAKGQKGEPGPPGLDQPCPVFIFKGEPGLPELDGVDMLCPLGPDGLPVPGCWHKPQIEMEEKMKKKKKLQP; via the exons ATG GGTGAGCCTGGTATTCCAGGAGGAAAA GGTGATGCTGGAATCCCAGGAGAACCAGGGATTCAAGGGCCAAAG GGAGAACAAGGAAGTATTGGGCCCATAGGCGAGAAGGGCAATGAAGGACTACCAGGGCCAAAG GGAAAACAAGGAAGCATTGGCCCAATGGGAGACAAAGGCATAGACGGTAAACCAGGGCCAAAG GGGGAACCTGGAAGCCCTGGCCCAAAGGGAGACAAAGGCAAAGATGGTCTACCAGGGCCAAAG GGAGAACCAGGAAGTGTTGGCCCAATGGGAGAGAAAGGAATAGATGGTCTACCAGGGCCAAAG GGAAAACAAGGAAGCGTTGGCCCAATGGGAGATAAAGGAATAGATGGTCTACCAGGGCCAAAG GGAGAACCAGGAAGTGTTGGCCcaatgggagacaaaggaataGATGGTCTACCAGGGCCAAAG GGAGAAGCAGGAAGTGTTGGCCcaatgggagacaaaggaataGATGGTCTACCAGGGCCAAAG GGAGAAGCAGGAAGTGTTGGCCcaatgggagacaaaggaataGATGGTCTACCAGGGCCAAAG GGAGAACCAGGAAGTCCTGGCCCAGTAGGGGAGAGAGGCATAGATGGTCTACCAGGGCCAATG GGAGAACCAGGAAGTCCTGGCCCAGTAGGGGAGAGAGGCATAGATGGTCTACCAGGGGCAAAG GGAGAACCAGGAAACATTGGCCCTGTGGGAAAAAGAGGCATGAGTGGTCTACCAGGGCCAAAG GGAAACCGGGGAAGCATTGGCCCAACAGGGGAGAGAGGCATGGATGGGCTACCAGGGCCAAAG GGAAATCCAGGAAGCATTGGTCAGACTGGGGAAAAAGGCATAAAAGGGCAACCAGGAGCAAGG GGAAAACGAGGAAGCGCTGGCTCAGTGGGAGAGAGAGGCATAGATGGGCTACCAGGGCCTAAG GGAGAACCCGGAAGCATTGGCCCAATGGGAGAGAAAGGCTTAGATGGTCTAGCAGGGCCGAAG GGTGAACCAGGAAGCCCTGGTCCAATAGGAGAGAAAGGCATAGATGGTCTCCCAGGGCCAAAG GGAGAACCAGGAGGCAATGGCTCAGTAGGAGACAAGTGCATTGATGGGCTACCAGGGCCAAAG GGAGAACCTGGAAGCCCTGGCCCGACAGGAGACAAAGGCATAGATGGTCTACCAGGGCCAAAG GGAGAACCAGGAAGTGTTGGCCCAATGGGAGAGAAAGGCACAGATGGCCTTCCAGGGCCAAAG GGAGAACCAGGAAGTGTTGGCCCAATAGGAGTGAATGGAATAAATGGTCTACCAGGGCCAAAG GGTGAACCTGGTGAAAGAGGAGCAGATGGACACATTGGGCCAAGG gGTCCTCCAGGCCTGAAAGGAGAACAGGGTGATACAGTAGTAATTGACTACGATGGTAGAATCTTGGAAGCTCTCAAG GCTGCAGGGAAACTCAGATTGACG GGCCCGCCAGGTCCCCAGGGGCCTCCAGGCCCCCAAGGAGCTCCAGGACCAAAG GGGGAACTTGGATTGCCTGGCCCACCTGGCGTTGATGGAGAGAAG GGTCCTAAAGGTTCGAAAGGAGACCAAGGAAGCTCTGGACTCATAGgacaaaaaggagagaaaggagaTGTTGGCATGGGTGGTCTCCCA GGTCCGAAAGGATTAAAAGGAGACCAAGGAAACCCTGGAATagcgggagagagaggagagacaggAGAAATGGGCTTGTCTGGTCCACCG GGCATTGATGGACCAAAAGGAGAACCTGGCACTCCCTGTGAGAAGGATCTT GTGCAGATCATAGCTGAACCAGGACCTCCTGGCGTCCCAGGTCTACCAGGTCCCCCAGGCCCTACG GGTCCTCAAGGAATACAGGGGCATAAG GGTCCCCAAGGAATTCAAGGACACAAG GGCTCAGATGGTGCAAAGGGTGCAAAAGGTGAAAGTGGTCATAAAGGTGAAAAAGGTGTCCCTGGGCCACAT GGTCCTGCTGGTACTCCTGGGCTTATTGGTTTACCAGGCACCAAAGGGGAGAAG GGAAAGCCAGGGGAACCAGGATTAGAT GGTTTCCCAGGCCtaagaggagaaaaaggagaaaaaagtgaGAGAGGAGAAAAG GGAGAAAGAGGACTTCCAGGTAGAAAAGGAGCAAAAGGGCAAAAGGGAGAGCCAGGGCCGCCTGGATTGGATCAGCCTTGTCCAGTG TTCATTTTTAAAGGGGAGCCAGGTTTACCTGAACTGGATGGTGTGGATATGCTCTGCCCTTTG GGACCAGATGGATTACCGGTACCAGGATGCTGGCACAAG
- the LOC114591309 gene encoding uncharacterized protein LOC114591309 isoform X10: MGEPGIPGGKGDAGIPGEPGIQGPKGEQGSIGPIGEKGNEGLPGPKGKQGSIGPMGDKGIDGKPGPKGEPGSPGPKGDKGKDGLPGPKGEPGSVGPMGEKGIDGLPGPKGKQGSVGPMGDKGIDGLPGPKGEPGSVGPMGDKGIDGLPGPKGEAGSVGPMGDKGIDGLPGPKGEAGSVGPMGDKGIDGLPGPKGEPGSPGPVGERGIDGLPGSKGEPGSPGPVGERGIDGLPGPMGEPGSPGPVGERGIDGLPGAKGNRGSIGPTGERGMDGLPGPKGNPGSIGQTGEKGIKGQPGARGKRGSAGSVGERGIDGLPGPKGEPGSIGPMGEKGLDGLAGPKGEPGSPGPIGEKGIDGLPGPKGEPGGNGSVGDKCIDGLPGPKGEPGSPGPTGDKGIDGLPGPKGEPGSVGPMGEKGTDGLPGPKGEPGSVGPIGVNGINGLPGPKGEPGERGADGHIGPRGPPGLKGEQGDTVVIDYDGRILEALKAAGKLRLTGPPGPQGPPGPQGAPGPKGELGLPGPPGVDGEKGPKGSKGDQGSSGLIGQKGEKGDVGMGGLPGPKGLKGDQGNPGIAGERGETGEMGLSGPPGIDGPKGEPGTPCEKDLVQIIAEPGPPGVPGLPGPPGPTGPQGIQGHKGPQGIQGHKGSDGAKGAKGESGHKGEKGVPGPHGPAGTPGLIGLPGTKGEKGKPGEPGLDGFPGLRGEKGEKSERGEKGERGLPGRKGAKGQKGEPGPPGLDQPCPVFIFKGEPGLPELDGVDMLCPLGPDGLPVPGCWHKPQIEMEEKMKKKKKLQP, encoded by the exons ATG GGTGAGCCTGGTATTCCAGGAGGAAAA GGTGATGCTGGAATCCCAGGAGAACCAGGGATTCAAGGGCCAAAG GGAGAACAAGGAAGTATTGGGCCCATAGGCGAGAAGGGCAATGAAGGACTACCAGGGCCAAAG GGAAAACAAGGAAGCATTGGCCCAATGGGAGACAAAGGCATAGACGGTAAACCAGGGCCAAAG GGGGAACCTGGAAGCCCTGGCCCAAAGGGAGACAAAGGCAAAGATGGTCTACCAGGGCCAAAG GGAGAACCAGGAAGTGTTGGCCCAATGGGAGAGAAAGGAATAGATGGTCTACCAGGGCCAAAG GGAAAACAAGGAAGCGTTGGCCCAATGGGAGATAAAGGAATAGATGGTCTACCAGGGCCAAAG GGAGAACCAGGAAGTGTTGGCCcaatgggagacaaaggaataGATGGTCTACCAGGGCCAAAG GGAGAAGCAGGAAGTGTTGGCCcaatgggagacaaaggaataGATGGTCTACCAGGGCCAAAG GGAGAAGCAGGAAGTGTTGGCCcaatgggagacaaaggaataGATGGTCTACCAGGGCCAAAG GGAGAACCAGGAAGTCCTGGCCCAGTAGGGGAGAGAGGCATAGATGGTCTACCAGGGTCAAAG GGAGAACCAGGAAGTCCTGGCCCAGTAGGGGAGAGAGGCATAGATGGTCTACCAGGGCCAATG GGAGAACCAGGAAGTCCTGGCCCAGTAGGGGAGAGAGGCATAGATGGTCTACCAGGGGCAAAG GGAAACCGGGGAAGCATTGGCCCAACAGGGGAGAGAGGCATGGATGGGCTACCAGGGCCAAAG GGAAATCCAGGAAGCATTGGTCAGACTGGGGAAAAAGGCATAAAAGGGCAACCAGGAGCAAGG GGAAAACGAGGAAGCGCTGGCTCAGTGGGAGAGAGAGGCATAGATGGGCTACCAGGGCCTAAG GGAGAACCCGGAAGCATTGGCCCAATGGGAGAGAAAGGCTTAGATGGTCTAGCAGGGCCGAAG GGTGAACCAGGAAGCCCTGGTCCAATAGGAGAGAAAGGCATAGATGGTCTCCCAGGGCCAAAG GGAGAACCAGGAGGCAATGGCTCAGTAGGAGACAAGTGCATTGATGGGCTACCAGGGCCAAAG GGAGAACCTGGAAGCCCTGGCCCGACAGGAGACAAAGGCATAGATGGTCTACCAGGGCCAAAG GGAGAACCAGGAAGTGTTGGCCCAATGGGAGAGAAAGGCACAGATGGCCTTCCAGGGCCAAAG GGAGAACCAGGAAGTGTTGGCCCAATAGGAGTGAATGGAATAAATGGTCTACCAGGGCCAAAG GGTGAACCTGGTGAAAGAGGAGCAGATGGACACATTGGGCCAAGG gGTCCTCCAGGCCTGAAAGGAGAACAGGGTGATACAGTAGTAATTGACTACGATGGTAGAATCTTGGAAGCTCTCAAG GCTGCAGGGAAACTCAGATTGACG GGCCCGCCAGGTCCCCAGGGGCCTCCAGGCCCCCAAGGAGCTCCAGGACCAAAG GGGGAACTTGGATTGCCTGGCCCACCTGGCGTTGATGGAGAGAAG GGTCCTAAAGGTTCGAAAGGAGACCAAGGAAGCTCTGGACTCATAGgacaaaaaggagagaaaggagaTGTTGGCATGGGTGGTCTCCCA GGTCCGAAAGGATTAAAAGGAGACCAAGGAAACCCTGGAATagcgggagagagaggagagacaggAGAAATGGGCTTGTCTGGTCCACCG GGCATTGATGGACCAAAAGGAGAACCTGGCACTCCCTGTGAGAAGGATCTT GTGCAGATCATAGCTGAACCAGGACCTCCTGGCGTCCCAGGTCTACCAGGTCCCCCAGGCCCTACG GGTCCTCAAGGAATACAGGGGCATAAG GGTCCCCAAGGAATTCAAGGACACAAG GGCTCAGATGGTGCAAAGGGTGCAAAAGGTGAAAGTGGTCATAAAGGTGAAAAAGGTGTCCCTGGGCCACAT GGTCCTGCTGGTACTCCTGGGCTTATTGGTTTACCAGGCACCAAAGGGGAGAAG GGAAAGCCAGGGGAACCAGGATTAGAT GGTTTCCCAGGCCtaagaggagaaaaaggagaaaaaagtgaGAGAGGAGAAAAG GGAGAAAGAGGACTTCCAGGTAGAAAAGGAGCAAAAGGGCAAAAGGGAGAGCCAGGGCCGCCTGGATTGGATCAGCCTTGTCCAGTG TTCATTTTTAAAGGGGAGCCAGGTTTACCTGAACTGGATGGTGTGGATATGCTCTGCCCTTTG GGACCAGATGGATTACCGGTACCAGGATGCTGGCACAAG
- the LOC114591309 gene encoding uncharacterized protein LOC114591309 isoform X12 encodes MGEPGIPGGKGDAGIPGEPGIQGPKGEQGSIGPIGEKGNEGLPGPKGKQGSIGPMGDKGIDGKPGPKGEPGSPGPKGDKGKDGLPGPKGEPGSVGPMGEKGIDGLPGPKGKQGSVGPMGDKGIDGLPGPKGEPGSVGPMGDKGIDGLPGPKGEAGSVGPMGDKGIDGLPGPKGEAGSVGPMGDKGIDGLPGPKGEPGSPGPVGERGIDGLPGSKGEPGSPGPVGERGIDGLPGPMGEPGSPGPVGERGIDGLPGAKGEPGNIGPVGKRGMSGLPGPKGNRGSIGPTGERGMDGLPGPKGNPGSIGQTGEKGIKGQPGARGKRGSAGSVGERGIDGLPGPKGEPGSIGPMGEKGLDGLAGPKGEPGSPGPIGEKGIDGLPGPKGEPGGNGSVGDKCIDGLPGPKGEPGSPGPTGDKGIDGLPGPKGEPGSVGPIGVNGINGLPGPKGEPGERGADGHIGPRGPPGLKGEQGDTVVIDYDGRILEALKAAGKLRLTGPPGPQGPPGPQGAPGPKGELGLPGPPGVDGEKGPKGSKGDQGSSGLIGQKGEKGDVGMGGLPGPKGLKGDQGNPGIAGERGETGEMGLSGPPGIDGPKGEPGTPCEKDLVQIIAEPGPPGVPGLPGPPGPTGPQGIQGHKGPQGIQGHKGSDGAKGAKGESGHKGEKGVPGPHGPAGTPGLIGLPGTKGEKGKPGEPGLDGFPGLRGEKGEKSERGEKGERGLPGRKGAKGQKGEPGPPGLDQPCPVFIFKGEPGLPELDGVDMLCPLGPDGLPVPGCWHKPQIEMEEKMKKKKKLQP; translated from the exons ATG GGTGAGCCTGGTATTCCAGGAGGAAAA GGTGATGCTGGAATCCCAGGAGAACCAGGGATTCAAGGGCCAAAG GGAGAACAAGGAAGTATTGGGCCCATAGGCGAGAAGGGCAATGAAGGACTACCAGGGCCAAAG GGAAAACAAGGAAGCATTGGCCCAATGGGAGACAAAGGCATAGACGGTAAACCAGGGCCAAAG GGGGAACCTGGAAGCCCTGGCCCAAAGGGAGACAAAGGCAAAGATGGTCTACCAGGGCCAAAG GGAGAACCAGGAAGTGTTGGCCCAATGGGAGAGAAAGGAATAGATGGTCTACCAGGGCCAAAG GGAAAACAAGGAAGCGTTGGCCCAATGGGAGATAAAGGAATAGATGGTCTACCAGGGCCAAAG GGAGAACCAGGAAGTGTTGGCCcaatgggagacaaaggaataGATGGTCTACCAGGGCCAAAG GGAGAAGCAGGAAGTGTTGGCCcaatgggagacaaaggaataGATGGTCTACCAGGGCCAAAG GGAGAAGCAGGAAGTGTTGGCCcaatgggagacaaaggaataGATGGTCTACCAGGGCCAAAG GGAGAACCAGGAAGTCCTGGCCCAGTAGGGGAGAGAGGCATAGATGGTCTACCAGGGTCAAAG GGAGAACCAGGAAGTCCTGGCCCAGTAGGGGAGAGAGGCATAGATGGTCTACCAGGGCCAATG GGAGAACCAGGAAGTCCTGGCCCAGTAGGGGAGAGAGGCATAGATGGTCTACCAGGGGCAAAG GGAGAACCAGGAAACATTGGCCCTGTGGGAAAAAGAGGCATGAGTGGTCTACCAGGGCCAAAG GGAAACCGGGGAAGCATTGGCCCAACAGGGGAGAGAGGCATGGATGGGCTACCAGGGCCAAAG GGAAATCCAGGAAGCATTGGTCAGACTGGGGAAAAAGGCATAAAAGGGCAACCAGGAGCAAGG GGAAAACGAGGAAGCGCTGGCTCAGTGGGAGAGAGAGGCATAGATGGGCTACCAGGGCCTAAG GGAGAACCCGGAAGCATTGGCCCAATGGGAGAGAAAGGCTTAGATGGTCTAGCAGGGCCGAAG GGTGAACCAGGAAGCCCTGGTCCAATAGGAGAGAAAGGCATAGATGGTCTCCCAGGGCCAAAG GGAGAACCAGGAGGCAATGGCTCAGTAGGAGACAAGTGCATTGATGGGCTACCAGGGCCAAAG GGAGAACCTGGAAGCCCTGGCCCGACAGGAGACAAAGGCATAGATGGTCTACCAGGGCCAAAG GGAGAACCAGGAAGTGTTGGCCCAATAGGAGTGAATGGAATAAATGGTCTACCAGGGCCAAAG GGTGAACCTGGTGAAAGAGGAGCAGATGGACACATTGGGCCAAGG gGTCCTCCAGGCCTGAAAGGAGAACAGGGTGATACAGTAGTAATTGACTACGATGGTAGAATCTTGGAAGCTCTCAAG GCTGCAGGGAAACTCAGATTGACG GGCCCGCCAGGTCCCCAGGGGCCTCCAGGCCCCCAAGGAGCTCCAGGACCAAAG GGGGAACTTGGATTGCCTGGCCCACCTGGCGTTGATGGAGAGAAG GGTCCTAAAGGTTCGAAAGGAGACCAAGGAAGCTCTGGACTCATAGgacaaaaaggagagaaaggagaTGTTGGCATGGGTGGTCTCCCA GGTCCGAAAGGATTAAAAGGAGACCAAGGAAACCCTGGAATagcgggagagagaggagagacaggAGAAATGGGCTTGTCTGGTCCACCG GGCATTGATGGACCAAAAGGAGAACCTGGCACTCCCTGTGAGAAGGATCTT GTGCAGATCATAGCTGAACCAGGACCTCCTGGCGTCCCAGGTCTACCAGGTCCCCCAGGCCCTACG GGTCCTCAAGGAATACAGGGGCATAAG GGTCCCCAAGGAATTCAAGGACACAAG GGCTCAGATGGTGCAAAGGGTGCAAAAGGTGAAAGTGGTCATAAAGGTGAAAAAGGTGTCCCTGGGCCACAT GGTCCTGCTGGTACTCCTGGGCTTATTGGTTTACCAGGCACCAAAGGGGAGAAG GGAAAGCCAGGGGAACCAGGATTAGAT GGTTTCCCAGGCCtaagaggagaaaaaggagaaaaaagtgaGAGAGGAGAAAAG GGAGAAAGAGGACTTCCAGGTAGAAAAGGAGCAAAAGGGCAAAAGGGAGAGCCAGGGCCGCCTGGATTGGATCAGCCTTGTCCAGTG TTCATTTTTAAAGGGGAGCCAGGTTTACCTGAACTGGATGGTGTGGATATGCTCTGCCCTTTG GGACCAGATGGATTACCGGTACCAGGATGCTGGCACAAG